In Castanea sativa cultivar Marrone di Chiusa Pesio chromosome 6, ASM4071231v1, a single window of DNA contains:
- the LOC142639543 gene encoding uncharacterized protein LOC142639543: MSRIDNPPIGFSEEDARRLHHPHDDALVVTIQAGDYNIHRVLVDNGSSADILYYPAFQQMGIGRERLVPTNAPLIGFGGAMVFPLGVVTLAVTIGDYSQRITKNVVFLVVDCSSAYNAIIGRPTLNSWKAAINIEERRVATEPVERLEDVPLDESHPEQTTKISTLAEPMVPQELETFLKENRDVFAWSHEDMPGIDPSVMVHRLNVSPSVLPIRQKKRIFAQERDQAVAEEVRKLQEAGFIKEVYYPDWLANVVMVKKNNGKWRMCVDFTNLNQACPKDSYPLLRVNILVDFTAQHQLLSFMDAFSGYNQIRIDEEAHEQDVCTTDWKKPPSICQRHAS; the protein is encoded by the exons ATGTCGCGGATTGACAATCCTCCCATTGGATTCTCAGAAGAAGACGCCCGGCGTCTTCACCatccccatgacgatgctctggTCGTCACCATACAGGCAGGAGACTATAACATACACCGAGTACTCGTCGACAACGGtagttcagcagacatcctCTACTATCCTGCTTTCCAACAAATGGGAATTGGAAGGGAACGACTAGTTCCGACTAACGCCCCGctcattggctttggaggaGCGATGGTATTTCCACTTGGCGTTGTCACTTTGGCAGTAACCATTGGAGACTATTCACAGCGGATCACCAAGAATGTAGTATTCCTTGTAGTCGATTGTTCGTCagcctacaatgccatcataggacgtccaaccctcaactcatggaaagcA GCCATAAACATAGAGGAACGTCGGGTGGCGACAGAGCCCGTCGAGAGGCTCGAAGACGTACCTCTTGACGAATCCCACCCGGAGCAGACGACCAAAATCAGCACCCTGGCAGAGCCGATGGTACCTCAAGAACTCGAGACCTTCTTAAAAGAAAACCGGGACGTgttcgcatggagtcacgaagacatgccaggaatcGACCCGTCAGTCATGGTacacaggttgaacgtgtcgccATCTGTCTTGCCCATccgacaaaagaaaagaatctttgcccaagaaagagatCAGGCAGTAGCAGAAGAAGTCCGTAAACTACAAGAGGCGGGATTTATCAAGGAAgtttactaccctgattggttggcaaacgtcGTAATGGTAAAAAAGAACAACGGaaagtggaggatgtgtgtcgacttcacgAACCTAAACCAAGCATGCCCTAAGGATAGCTATCCCCTCCTGCGGGTCAACATCCTGGTGGACTTTACGGCCCAACATCAgctgctgagcttcatggatgcattttccgGATATAACCAAATCCGAATAGACGAAg aggctcatgaacaagatgtttgcacgaCAGATTGGAAGAAACCTCCAAGTATATGTCAACGACATGCTAGTTAA